One region of Streptomyces leeuwenhoekii genomic DNA includes:
- a CDS encoding energy-coupling factor transporter transmembrane component T yields the protein MRDGAVHPGAWWLWALGLGVAATRTTNPLLLALLVAVSAYVVTARRPHAPWSRSYDAFVKLALAVIAVRLVFTVVFGSGVPGTRVLLTLPEVPLPDWAQGIRLGGAVTAEGLAYGLYQAMKLAALLICVGAANALANPSRLLKAVPGALYETGVAVVVALTFAPHLIADVRRLRAARRLRGRPDKGVRGLLQVGLPVLEGALERSVALAAAMDARGYGRTALVPAAVRRTTAALTLGGLLGVCAGTYGTLTAEGGTYGMPVLLAGLAAALAGLRLGGRRSLRTRYRPDRWTARSVLVAVSGAAAAALLALAGARDPAALNPSVVPFSAPGLPLWPAAAVLLGLLPAFVTPAPDRPASSEEAS from the coding sequence ATGCGTGACGGCGCCGTGCACCCGGGGGCCTGGTGGCTGTGGGCGCTCGGCCTCGGGGTCGCCGCCACCCGCACCACCAACCCCCTCCTCCTCGCGCTGCTCGTCGCGGTCTCCGCGTACGTCGTGACGGCCCGCCGCCCGCACGCCCCCTGGTCGCGCTCCTACGACGCCTTCGTCAAGCTCGCCCTGGCCGTCATCGCCGTCCGTCTGGTCTTCACCGTCGTCTTCGGCTCCGGCGTCCCCGGCACGCGCGTGCTCCTCACCCTGCCCGAGGTCCCGCTGCCGGACTGGGCGCAGGGCATCCGTCTGGGCGGCGCGGTCACCGCGGAGGGCCTCGCCTACGGGCTGTACCAGGCCATGAAGCTGGCCGCCCTGCTCATCTGCGTCGGTGCCGCCAACGCCCTCGCCAACCCCTCCCGCCTCCTCAAGGCCGTGCCCGGCGCCCTCTACGAGACCGGTGTCGCCGTCGTCGTCGCCCTCACCTTCGCCCCGCACCTCATCGCCGACGTGCGCCGTCTGCGCGCCGCGCGGCGGCTGCGGGGCCGCCCCGACAAGGGGGTGCGGGGCCTGCTCCAGGTGGGGCTGCCGGTCCTCGAGGGCGCGCTGGAGCGCTCCGTCGCGCTGGCCGCCGCGATGGACGCCCGCGGGTACGGCCGTACCGCGCTGGTCCCCGCCGCCGTCCGCCGCACCACCGCCGCCCTCACCCTGGGCGGGCTGCTCGGCGTCTGCGCGGGAACGTACGGGACGCTGACCGCCGAAGGCGGCACCTACGGGATGCCCGTGCTGCTCGCCGGGCTCGCCGCCGCCCTGGCGGGCCTGCGGCTCGGGGGCCGCCGCTCCCTGCGCACCCGCTACCGTCCCGACCGCTGGACCGCCCGCTCCGTGCTGGTCGCCGTCTCCGGTGCCGCCGCCGCGGCCCTGCTGGCCCTCGCCGGTGCCCGCGATCCGGCCGCGCTGAACCCGAGCGTGGTCCCCTTCTCCGCGCCGGGCCTGCCCCTGTGGCCGGCGGCGGCCGTACTCCTCGGGCTGCTGCCCGCCTTCGTCACCCCCGCCCCCGACCGGCCCGCATCTTCCGAGGAGGCGTCGTGA
- a CDS encoding SCO2322 family protein, with protein sequence MIRRAALLGLAALLLIAGAGPAQAAGYRYWSFWERDGGHWTYATQGPSTARPDDGDVQGFRFAVSEDSGDAARPRGTAGFASICGATPAREGSKRVALVLDFGTAADAPSGETPPGPRTACARVSPDATTADALAAVAGPLRYDSNALLCAIAGYPETGCGEQVADGGKKTPAATGAPAEETAGDEGGPSAGLLAGLGLVVLLGGAAVWQARRRGNA encoded by the coding sequence GTGATCCGCCGCGCCGCCCTGCTGGGCCTGGCCGCGCTCCTGCTGATCGCGGGCGCCGGCCCGGCCCAGGCCGCCGGCTACCGCTACTGGTCCTTCTGGGAGCGCGACGGCGGCCACTGGACATACGCCACCCAGGGCCCCTCCACGGCCCGCCCCGACGACGGCGACGTCCAGGGCTTCCGCTTCGCGGTGAGCGAGGACTCCGGGGACGCGGCCCGGCCGCGCGGCACCGCCGGCTTCGCGTCGATCTGCGGCGCGACGCCCGCCCGCGAGGGCAGCAAGCGGGTGGCGCTCGTCCTCGACTTCGGCACGGCGGCCGACGCCCCCTCGGGTGAGACCCCGCCCGGCCCGCGTACCGCCTGCGCCCGTGTCTCGCCGGACGCGACGACGGCGGACGCCCTGGCGGCCGTCGCCGGGCCGCTGCGCTACGACTCGAACGCCCTGCTGTGCGCCATCGCCGGCTACCCGGAGACGGGGTGCGGCGAGCAGGTGGCGGACGGCGGGAAGAAGACACCCGCCGCCACCGGGGCCCCCGCCGAGGAGACGGCCGGGGACGAGGGCGGGCCGTCGGCCGGACTCCTCGCCGGCCTCGGGCTGGTGGTGCTGCTGGGTGGGGCGGCGGTGTGGCAGGCGCGGCGGCGCGGGAATGCGTGA
- a CDS encoding prenyltransferase/squalene oxidase repeat-containing protein yields MNVRRRSAATLAAIAVLGAAAPAVAAGPSPSPSASSPVGLYGTADPTYDGVWRQSLALLAQDTAGVEPPARAVDWLTGQQCADGAFAAFRADPARPCDAKTMVDTNSTAAAVQALAALGGHDAATGKAVAWLKSVQNEDGGWGYSPGGPSDTNSTSVVIGALAAAGEKPEQVARGGKTPYDALLSFALPCDGDGKGAFAFQPDEKGGLSANADATAAGVLGALGKGLATGPGEAADADCAGSGEPTRQQAAAHGAAYLAQAVAKTGHLTSTLPGAADQPDYGNTADAVVALAAQGGAERAAKPLRWLEKNAAAWAKQTGPAAYAQLVLAAHAAGADPRDFGGTDLITRLQATGPGAPTASVTTTATTASDEDKDEKKEKDVNGGLGVWWFVGACLVAGVGIGFLISGRNRKRQP; encoded by the coding sequence ATGAACGTCCGCCGCCGCAGCGCCGCGACCCTGGCCGCCATAGCCGTGCTCGGCGCCGCAGCGCCCGCGGTCGCCGCCGGTCCGTCGCCGTCCCCGTCCGCGTCGAGCCCGGTCGGGCTGTACGGCACCGCCGACCCGACGTACGACGGCGTCTGGCGCCAGTCCCTCGCCCTGCTCGCGCAGGACACGGCCGGCGTCGAGCCCCCGGCGCGGGCCGTCGACTGGCTGACCGGGCAGCAGTGCGCCGACGGCGCCTTCGCGGCCTTCCGCGCCGACCCCGCGAGGCCGTGCGACGCCAAGACCATGGTCGACACCAACAGCACGGCCGCCGCCGTCCAGGCGCTCGCCGCCCTCGGCGGGCACGACGCCGCCACCGGCAAGGCCGTCGCCTGGCTGAAGTCCGTGCAGAACGAGGACGGCGGCTGGGGCTACTCGCCGGGCGGCCCCAGCGACACCAACTCCACCTCCGTCGTCATCGGCGCCCTCGCCGCCGCCGGTGAGAAGCCGGAGCAGGTCGCCCGGGGCGGCAAGACCCCTTACGACGCCCTGCTCTCCTTCGCCCTCCCCTGCGACGGGGACGGCAAGGGCGCCTTCGCCTTCCAGCCGGACGAGAAGGGCGGGCTGTCCGCCAACGCCGACGCCACCGCCGCCGGTGTGCTCGGCGCGCTCGGCAAGGGCCTGGCCACCGGGCCCGGCGAGGCCGCGGACGCCGACTGCGCCGGTTCCGGCGAGCCCACCCGGCAGCAGGCCGCGGCCCACGGCGCCGCCTACCTGGCCCAGGCCGTCGCCAAGACCGGCCACCTCACCTCCACGCTGCCCGGCGCCGCCGACCAGCCCGACTACGGCAACACCGCCGACGCCGTCGTGGCGCTCGCCGCGCAGGGCGGCGCCGAGCGGGCCGCGAAGCCGCTGCGCTGGCTGGAGAAGAACGCCGCGGCCTGGGCGAAGCAGACCGGCCCGGCCGCCTACGCCCAGCTCGTCCTCGCCGCGCACGCCGCGGGGGCCGACCCCCGGGACTTCGGCGGCACCGACCTGATCACCCGGTTGCAGGCGACCGGCCCCGGCGCGCCGACGGCGAGCGTGACGACCACCGCCACGACCGCGAGCGACGAGGACAAGGACGAGAAGAAGGAGAAGGACGTAAACGGCGGCCTCGGCGTCTGGTGGTTCGTCGGCGCCTGCCTGGTCGCCGGTGTCGGCATCGGCTTCCTGATCAGCGGCCGCAACCGGAAGCGGCAGCCGTGA
- a CDS encoding glycosyltransferase family 4 protein has product MTAEASRTGPRPHLAPPGPSAAPGQGGAPIGSRPLRIALLTYKGNPFCGGQGVYVRHLSRELARLGHQVEVIGAQPYPVLDEDDDHPGSLRLTELPSLDLYRQPDPFRTPKRDEYRDWIDALEVATMWTGGFPEPLTFSLRARRHLRARRGDFDVVHDNQTLGYGLLGDLGAPLVTTIHHPITVDRQLELDAAETWQRRYSVRRWYAFTRMQKRVARRLPSVLTVSGSSRQEIVDHLGVRQDRVHVVHIGADTDLFSPDPSVPQVPGRIVTTSSADVPLKGLVFLVEALAKVRTEHPDAHLVVVGKRPAEGPVAQAIERYGLEGAVEFVKGISDAELVDLVRSAEVACVPSLYEGFSLPAAEAMATGTPLVATTGGAIPEVAGGDGETCLAVPPGDAGALAAGLGRLLGDPELRARLGAAGRERVLRHFTWARAAEGTVAHYREAIARAAGPGGTPAPPPAAASPAAADGAAPESCVPTSVTGVYPEGRATC; this is encoded by the coding sequence GTGACCGCGGAGGCCAGTCGGACGGGTCCCCGTCCTCACCTCGCGCCCCCCGGGCCCTCGGCTGCGCCCGGGCAGGGAGGTGCCCCGATCGGCTCGCGACCGCTGCGTATCGCACTCCTCACCTACAAGGGGAACCCGTTCTGCGGCGGCCAGGGCGTCTACGTCCGGCACCTCTCGCGTGAACTGGCCCGCCTCGGCCACCAGGTGGAGGTGATCGGCGCCCAGCCCTACCCCGTCCTGGACGAGGACGACGACCACCCCGGAAGCCTGCGCCTGACCGAGCTGCCCAGCCTCGACCTCTACCGCCAGCCGGACCCCTTCCGCACCCCGAAGCGCGACGAGTACCGCGACTGGATCGACGCGCTGGAGGTCGCCACCATGTGGACCGGCGGCTTCCCCGAGCCGCTGACGTTCTCCCTGCGCGCCCGCCGACATCTGCGCGCCCGCCGCGGCGACTTCGACGTCGTCCACGACAACCAGACGCTCGGCTACGGCCTGCTGGGCGACCTGGGCGCCCCGCTGGTCACCACGATCCACCACCCCATCACCGTCGACCGGCAGCTCGAACTGGACGCGGCCGAGACCTGGCAGCGCCGCTATTCGGTGCGCCGCTGGTACGCCTTCACCCGTATGCAGAAGCGGGTCGCGCGCCGCCTGCCGTCCGTGCTCACCGTCTCCGGCAGCTCCCGCCAGGAGATCGTCGACCATCTGGGTGTGCGTCAGGACCGCGTCCACGTCGTGCACATCGGCGCCGACACCGACCTGTTCTCCCCCGATCCCTCGGTGCCGCAGGTGCCGGGCCGGATCGTGACCACCTCCAGCGCGGACGTGCCGCTCAAGGGCCTGGTCTTCCTCGTCGAGGCGCTTGCCAAGGTGCGCACCGAGCACCCGGACGCCCACCTCGTCGTCGTCGGCAAGCGGCCCGCGGAGGGACCCGTCGCCCAGGCGATCGAGCGGTACGGGCTCGAGGGCGCCGTCGAGTTCGTCAAGGGCATCTCCGACGCGGAACTGGTGGACCTGGTGCGGTCGGCCGAGGTCGCCTGCGTGCCGTCGCTGTACGAGGGGTTCTCGCTGCCGGCCGCGGAGGCCATGGCGACCGGCACGCCGCTGGTGGCCACGACCGGCGGGGCCATCCCCGAGGTCGCCGGAGGCGACGGCGAGACCTGCCTGGCCGTGCCGCCCGGCGACGCGGGCGCGCTGGCCGCCGGGCTGGGCCGGCTGCTCGGCGATCCGGAGCTGCGGGCCCGGCTCGGCGCCGCCGGACGCGAGCGCGTGCTGCGCCACTTCACCTGGGCCCGGGCCGCCGAGGGGACGGTGGCCCATTACCGGGAGGCCATCGCCCGCGCGGCCGGCCCGGGGGGCACCCCCGCCCCGCCCCCGGCCGCGGCGTCCCCGGCCGCGGCGGACGGCGCCGCCCCCGAGTCTTGCGTCCCCACCAGTGTCACCGGTGTCTATCCCGAAGGCAGGGCCACGTGCTGA
- a CDS encoding class I SAM-dependent methyltransferase: MLTVDFSRFPLAPGDRVLDLGCGAGRHAFECYRRGARVVALDRNGEEIREVAKWFAAMKEAGEAPEGATATAMEGDALALPFPDESFDVVIISEVMEHIPDDKGVLAEMVRVLRPGGRIAVTVPRYGPEKVCWALSDAYHEVEGGHIRIYKADELLARMREAGLRPYGTHHAHGLHSPYWWLKCAFGVDNDKALPVRAYHKLLVWDIMKKPLATRVAERALNPLIGKSFVAYATKPHLPRVDAA, translated from the coding sequence GTGCTGACCGTCGACTTCTCCCGGTTCCCGCTCGCCCCGGGCGACCGCGTCCTGGACCTCGGCTGCGGGGCCGGCCGGCACGCGTTCGAGTGCTACCGCAGAGGCGCCCGGGTCGTCGCGCTGGACCGCAACGGCGAGGAGATCCGCGAGGTCGCCAAGTGGTTCGCGGCGATGAAGGAGGCCGGCGAGGCCCCCGAGGGCGCCACCGCCACGGCCATGGAGGGCGACGCGCTCGCGCTGCCCTTCCCCGACGAGTCCTTCGACGTCGTCATCATCTCCGAGGTGATGGAGCACATCCCCGACGACAAGGGCGTGCTCGCGGAGATGGTCCGCGTCCTCAGGCCGGGCGGGCGCATAGCGGTCACCGTCCCGCGCTACGGCCCCGAGAAGGTCTGCTGGGCGCTGTCCGACGCCTACCACGAGGTCGAGGGCGGCCACATCCGCATCTACAAGGCCGACGAGCTGCTCGCCCGGATGCGCGAGGCCGGCCTGCGGCCCTACGGCACCCACCACGCCCACGGCCTGCACTCGCCGTACTGGTGGCTCAAGTGCGCCTTCGGCGTCGACAACGACAAGGCGCTGCCGGTGCGGGCGTACCACAAGCTGCTGGTCTGGGACATCATGAAGAAGCCGCTGGCGACCAGGGTCGCCGAGCGGGCGCTGAACCCGCTGATCGGCAAGAGCTTCGTGGCCTACGCGACCAAGCCCCACCTGCCCCGGGTGGACGCCGCGTGA
- a CDS encoding prenyltransferase/squalene oxidase repeat-containing protein, translated as MTTPRTEHLILPGVLTAAQAAATVRGILAAQREDGAIPWFRGHHLDPWDHTEAAMALDAAGEPEAAERAYAWLARHQNEDGSWYAAYADGAHDRVTDRGRETNFVAYVAVGVWHHYLSTGDDTFLDRMWPVVYAAVEWVLRLQRPGGQIGWRRDDDGTPAPDALLTGCSSVHHALRCALAIAEQREEPQPDWELAAGALRHAIRRHPERFLDKDRYSMDWYYPVLGGALTGAEAKARIEEGWDRFVVPGLGVRCVVPNPWVTGGESAELALALWAMGESDRALEILQSIQHLRDADSGLYWTGYVFEDDAIWPRELTTWTAGSLLLAVAALGGHEATCAVFGGDRLPSGLDPDCCG; from the coding sequence GTGACGACACCCCGGACGGAACACCTGATCCTGCCCGGGGTCCTCACCGCCGCGCAGGCCGCCGCCACCGTGCGGGGCATCCTCGCCGCGCAGCGCGAGGACGGCGCGATCCCGTGGTTCCGCGGCCACCACCTCGACCCGTGGGACCACACCGAGGCGGCCATGGCGCTGGACGCGGCCGGCGAACCCGAGGCCGCCGAGCGGGCGTACGCGTGGCTGGCCCGCCACCAGAACGAGGACGGCTCCTGGTACGCCGCCTACGCCGACGGCGCCCACGACCGGGTCACCGACCGCGGCCGGGAGACCAACTTCGTCGCCTACGTCGCCGTAGGGGTCTGGCACCACTACCTCTCCACCGGCGACGACACCTTCCTGGACCGCATGTGGCCGGTGGTGTACGCGGCGGTCGAGTGGGTGCTGCGGCTGCAGCGGCCCGGCGGGCAGATCGGCTGGCGGCGCGACGACGACGGCACGCCCGCGCCGGACGCCCTGCTGACCGGCTGCTCCTCCGTCCACCACGCGCTGCGCTGCGCGCTCGCCATCGCCGAGCAGCGCGAAGAACCCCAGCCCGACTGGGAGCTGGCCGCCGGCGCGCTGCGCCACGCGATCCGCCGCCACCCGGAGCGGTTCCTGGACAAGGACCGCTACTCGATGGACTGGTACTACCCCGTGCTGGGCGGCGCGCTGACCGGAGCGGAGGCCAAGGCGCGCATCGAGGAGGGCTGGGACCGCTTCGTCGTCCCCGGCCTCGGCGTGCGCTGCGTGGTGCCGAACCCGTGGGTCACCGGCGGCGAGTCGGCCGAACTCGCCCTCGCGCTGTGGGCGATGGGCGAGTCCGACCGCGCCCTGGAGATACTCCAGTCGATCCAGCACCTGCGGGACGCGGACAGCGGCCTGTACTGGACCGGCTACGTCTTCGAGGACGACGCGATCTGGCCGCGGGAGCTGACCACGTGGACGGCCGGCTCCCTCCTCCTCGCGGTCGCCGCGCTCGGCGGGCACGAGGCCACCTGCGCCGTCTTCGGCGGTGACCGCCTGCCGAGCGGACTGGACCCGGACTGCTGCGGCTGA
- a CDS encoding substrate-binding domain-containing protein: MSRRARALAAVLALLLAATALTSCTDDGPRITLRVLAAPELADTEGLLDDLEEDTGVELDMVYEATAGLDGLTGRRTGRDAYDLAWLTSDRSLRLRLQETGATPPESTAIMRSPVVVGLTPEVARTLRAASPGGRISWADIADAAADGTLRFGMADPRRSDTGRAALVGVATAAAGTGSALREEDVSCDRLRGFRSGQTLTAASSRDLIATYARRPGAADALIAHEAELLSLNATGQLPRPLDIVHPDDGMVLSDFPLLLLDPARRSAYQRVTKWLLGADVQRRLMERTHRRPVNQDVEPSAPLRSPVGNALSFPDRLSLVERLVDDYGDPVRQSAGQVVFVLDYSTSMRGARIAGLRAAFAGLSGADDTPSGKFARFYRGERLTVVRFGGRVLEERTVTVRGEADLRRLGRTVADGGFAGATAIWTALDHGYRIAAEAVREHPERPVSIVLMTDGENNTGLGYEEFLRRHRALGADARAVPTFPVLFGEADASALRRVAAATGGRMVDAGLSSLSDAFKEIRGCH; this comes from the coding sequence GTGAGCCGCCGCGCCCGCGCCCTCGCGGCCGTACTCGCCCTGCTGCTGGCGGCCACCGCGCTCACCTCCTGCACCGACGACGGGCCGCGGATCACCCTGCGCGTCCTCGCCGCCCCCGAACTCGCCGACACCGAAGGGCTGCTGGACGACCTCGAAGAGGACACCGGGGTGGAACTGGACATGGTCTACGAGGCGACCGCCGGCCTCGACGGGCTCACCGGACGGCGGACCGGGCGCGACGCCTACGACCTGGCCTGGCTCACCTCCGACCGGTCGCTGCGGCTGCGCCTGCAGGAAACCGGCGCGACGCCGCCGGAGTCCACCGCGATCATGCGCTCGCCGGTCGTCGTCGGCCTCACCCCCGAGGTCGCCCGGACCCTGCGCGCGGCCTCTCCGGGGGGCCGGATCTCCTGGGCCGACATCGCGGACGCGGCGGCCGACGGCACCCTCCGGTTCGGGATGGCCGACCCGCGGCGCAGCGACACCGGGCGGGCCGCGCTCGTCGGCGTCGCCACCGCCGCCGCCGGGACCGGCAGCGCGCTGCGCGAGGAGGACGTCTCCTGCGACCGGCTGCGCGGCTTCCGCTCCGGCCAGACCCTCACCGCCGCCAGCTCCCGGGACCTGATCGCCACCTACGCGCGCCGCCCCGGGGCGGCCGACGCGCTCATCGCCCACGAGGCCGAACTGCTCTCCCTGAACGCCACCGGACAGCTGCCCCGGCCCCTCGACATCGTCCACCCCGACGACGGCATGGTGCTGTCCGACTTCCCGCTGCTGCTCCTCGACCCCGCCCGGCGCTCCGCCTACCAGCGGGTGACCAAGTGGCTGCTCGGCGCCGACGTACAGCGGCGCCTGATGGAACGCACCCACCGCCGCCCGGTCAACCAGGACGTCGAACCGTCCGCGCCCCTGAGGTCCCCCGTGGGCAACGCCCTGTCCTTCCCCGACCGGCTCTCCCTGGTGGAGCGCCTGGTCGACGACTACGGCGACCCGGTGCGGCAGAGCGCCGGCCAGGTGGTGTTCGTCCTGGACTACTCCACCTCGATGCGCGGCGCCCGGATCGCCGGCCTGCGCGCAGCCTTCGCCGGGCTGAGCGGCGCCGACGACACCCCCTCCGGCAAGTTCGCCCGCTTCTACCGGGGCGAGCGCCTGACCGTCGTCCGCTTCGGCGGCCGGGTCCTGGAGGAACGTACCGTCACCGTGCGCGGCGAGGCGGACCTGCGCCGGCTGGGCCGGACGGTCGCCGACGGCGGGTTCGCCGGCGCCACGGCCATCTGGACGGCCCTGGACCACGGTTACCGCATCGCCGCCGAGGCCGTCCGTGAGCATCCCGAACGGCCCGTGTCGATCGTGCTGATGACGGACGGCGAGAACAACACCGGCCTCGGCTACGAGGAGTTCCTGCGCCGCCACCGGGCCCTGGGCGCCGACGCGCGCGCGGTGCCCACCTTCCCCGTCCTGTTCGGAGAGGCCGACGCGTCCGCCCTGCGACGCGTCGCCGCCGCCACCGGCGGCCGCATGGTCGACGCGGGCCTCTCCTCCCTCTCCGACGCGTTCAAGGAGATCCGTGGGTGTCACTGA
- a CDS encoding DUF5336 domain-containing protein produces the protein MNIRSLTRGDGVVIGAAVLLFIASFLDLYSLDGAPDSIELPSLWGSGPVVLGVILAGLVGAALVVVARGLSQPRKVAGLDLGQFGTAFAVFAAWSALGNVFDPAGGTNNVGGSTSAGPDAGTGLILALIATLIMAVAAIATPLVPALKGALVPAPRPAAPQPYGAQPQGGYGYPGAQQQPYGAQPGQPGQQPYGGQPQQAGQQAQPAADFSPFWFAVPVPRPLYAEDGSQAPIAELAPGTWYLAVEQRGPALVAQTQDGRRGVLQDTSGIQRG, from the coding sequence GTGAATATCCGCTCCCTCACTCGAGGCGACGGCGTGGTGATCGGAGCAGCGGTGTTGCTGTTCATCGCGTCGTTCCTCGACCTCTACTCGCTCGACGGTGCTCCCGACAGCATCGAACTCCCCAGCCTGTGGGGCAGCGGTCCGGTCGTCCTCGGGGTCATCCTGGCGGGCCTCGTCGGCGCCGCGCTCGTCGTGGTGGCGCGCGGGCTGTCGCAGCCCCGGAAGGTGGCGGGTCTCGACCTCGGGCAGTTCGGTACGGCCTTCGCCGTCTTCGCCGCCTGGAGCGCGCTCGGCAACGTCTTCGACCCGGCCGGCGGCACCAACAACGTGGGGGGCTCCACCTCGGCCGGCCCGGACGCCGGCACCGGTCTGATCCTCGCGCTCATCGCCACGCTGATCATGGCCGTCGCGGCGATCGCCACCCCGCTGGTCCCCGCCCTCAAGGGCGCCCTCGTCCCCGCTCCGCGGCCGGCCGCGCCGCAGCCCTACGGCGCCCAGCCGCAGGGCGGTTACGGCTACCCCGGCGCGCAGCAGCAGCCGTACGGGGCCCAGCCGGGCCAGCCCGGGCAGCAGCCGTACGGGGGCCAGCCGCAGCAGGCGGGCCAGCAGGCGCAGCCGGCCGCCGACTTCTCGCCGTTCTGGTTCGCCGTGCCGGTGCCGCGTCCGTTGTACGCGGAGGACGGCTCGCAGGCGCCGATCGCGGAACTGGCGCCGGGCACCTGGTACCTGGCCGTCGAGCAGCGCGGTCCGGCGCTGGTCGCGCAGACCCAGGACGGCCGCCGCGGCGTGCTCCAGGACACCTCGGGGATCCAGCGCGGCTGA
- a CDS encoding N-acetylmuramoyl-L-alanine amidase, with the protein MSYTGPDFDPPRPRRSPLRRTLTVALAALVPGALLGWGVYAAVGGPGDGGGEERAAPVPSSSAPAAGGDDAKEPAGGASSPATASAPAVSGPLKGKVVVVDPGHNPGNFRYPDEIDRTVDVGTHHKECDTTGTSTDAGYTEAAFTLDVAHRLRDLLTRQGATVKLTQDGDRPYGPCVDERARIGNEARADAAVSIHADGSAAGNRGFHVILPGAVHAGAADTRAVAGPSRDLGERIAGRFVRVTGSAPADYVGGGTGLVTRTDLGGLNLSKVPKVFIECGNMRDGQDAALLTSGAWRQKAAQGIAEGIAGFLRG; encoded by the coding sequence GTGTCGTACACAGGACCGGACTTCGACCCTCCGCGGCCCCGCCGCTCCCCGCTGCGCCGCACGCTGACCGTGGCGCTGGCCGCGCTGGTGCCGGGCGCGCTGCTGGGGTGGGGCGTGTACGCGGCCGTCGGCGGCCCCGGGGACGGGGGCGGCGAGGAGCGGGCGGCGCCGGTGCCGTCCTCCAGCGCGCCCGCCGCCGGCGGGGACGACGCCAAGGAGCCCGCCGGAGGGGCCTCGTCGCCCGCCACCGCGTCCGCGCCCGCCGTCTCCGGGCCCCTGAAGGGGAAGGTCGTCGTCGTCGATCCGGGGCACAACCCGGGCAACTTCCGGTACCCGGACGAGATCGACCGCACGGTGGACGTCGGTACCCATCACAAGGAGTGCGACACGACGGGGACGTCCACCGACGCCGGGTACACCGAGGCGGCGTTCACCCTCGACGTGGCGCACCGGCTGCGCGACCTGCTGACGCGGCAGGGCGCCACGGTGAAGCTGACGCAGGACGGCGACCGGCCGTACGGGCCGTGCGTGGACGAGCGGGCGCGGATCGGCAACGAGGCGCGGGCGGACGCCGCGGTCTCGATCCACGCCGACGGCTCGGCCGCCGGGAACCGCGGCTTCCACGTCATCCTGCCCGGCGCGGTGCACGCGGGCGCCGCCGACACCCGCGCCGTCGCCGGCCCCTCCCGCGACCTCGGCGAGCGCATCGCGGGACGCTTCGTGCGGGTCACCGGCAGCGCGCCGGCCGACTACGTCGGCGGCGGCACCGGACTGGTCACGCGCACCGACCTCGGCGGCCTCAACCTCTCGAAGGTCCCCAAGGTGTTCATCGAGTGCGGCAACATGCGCGACGGCCAGGACGCCGCCCTGCTGACCAGCGGGGCCTGGCGGCAGAAGGCGGCCCAGGGCATCGCCGAGGGAATCGCGGGTTTCCTGCGCGGGTAG
- a CDS encoding class I SAM-dependent methyltransferase codes for MSAAPEPEILAAFEAAKGFMPPHEGLALYAAAVEAGRLGLPLLEVGTYCGRSTILLADAARRAGVTALTVDHHRGSEEQQPGWDYHDPETVDPEIGLMDTLPTFRRTLHRAGLEDNVVALVGRSPQVAAVWNSPVGLVFVDGGHTDEHANADYEGWVPHLAEGGLLAIHDVFPDPEDEFTGQAPYRVYLRALASGAFTEVSATDSLRVLRRTGAGI; via the coding sequence ATGTCCGCGGCGCCCGAGCCCGAGATCCTGGCCGCGTTCGAGGCCGCCAAGGGGTTCATGCCCCCGCACGAAGGGCTCGCGCTGTACGCGGCGGCCGTGGAGGCGGGCCGGCTCGGGCTGCCGCTGCTGGAGGTCGGCACGTACTGCGGCCGGTCCACGATCCTGCTGGCCGACGCGGCCCGCCGGGCCGGGGTCACCGCGCTCACCGTCGACCACCACCGCGGCAGCGAGGAGCAGCAGCCCGGCTGGGACTACCACGACCCGGAGACGGTCGACCCCGAGATCGGCCTGATGGACACGCTCCCCACCTTCCGCCGCACCCTGCACCGCGCGGGCCTGGAGGACAACGTCGTGGCCCTCGTCGGCCGCTCGCCCCAGGTGGCCGCGGTCTGGAACTCCCCCGTCGGCCTGGTCTTCGTCGACGGCGGGCACACCGACGAGCACGCGAACGCCGACTACGAGGGCTGGGTCCCGCACCTGGCCGAGGGCGGACTCCTCGCCATCCACGACGTCTTCCCCGACCCCGAAGACGAGTTCACCGGCCAGGCCCCCTACCGCGTCTACCTCAGGGCCCTGGCCTCCGGCGCCTTCACCGAGGTCTCGGCGACGGACTCGCTGCGGGTGCTGCGGCGGACCGGGGCGGGCATCTGA